From the Fibrobacter sp. UWB4 genome, one window contains:
- a CDS encoding sugar-binding domain-containing protein, translating into MSKIISLDGDWQMIWDTEDTGISNRWYATYPEKTQTVSVPHIWERAFDKLLMAQDCAFYFKRFTIDDEKQVTKRIFLRFEKIATHATIWLNGKLLGDHFGAYTSFVIETQKAIKLGEENILCIRVANMGATNSRIDFGRESKEGANDRYAHPGEMPVGLPWSQYPYGGICGHVDLILGNAAFISDIHVEPDMDQERVSVEAFFNNPRGYQSRLRILMKNPNGDVYEYFKDIKLEKENATQKFLLGIKDWKKDKCVWSPERPNLFAIEMQLEIKGAKGKAPEYTFPVVKTFGFRKFDCLKGDYYINDSIVKLMGVSYNQQWSEGGLWTDQNPALEKDLNAVKAAGFNVIRSCGAPLSSTALDICDKIGLFVFQEFPIHTMRSTAQGLEITKKLINDMVRDQHNHPCIAAWILGSENGTFMLQNGNKLLNAISPIDTCRPAISNFNSIYLDNEANFHKDTGKIIPVSIDRISQYATMRVNPRLNPSAAYTHYLAHMLDKEDVELMVPDTGLGDSHFQDEEEPILNDIENKVLVTLKNNTLFPKRATTIAGPRSVKSQKAIKNEFKSVETFVADNKLSIWPNFESFNADVYRIALKSKYDQITAFQSNPQIAGFFIDQWADNGTDFSGFTDENRKSKGIQNFAREITAPSRVLISELEHVVTPQSEVSFQLTLLNNSRLEDVEIEVSLLDAKDKVINTQKVMPEEPADKKTLTQLGICTLMAPRATGLYKIKLTLKDCGKEVHSSYEDLIVIDQADVKDAMSKVCFLDNYDESSDVLAALDGSEQIIFTANLSSWPDEILEKIIDVTKNGGKTLLLSDMTTEDIDLLNQSHNFENKIEAHWTTGANEFSLHYLPKDSPLLAVFGGNGVLDHNSASAMPGISLNELAGAKVYARSVTLKDGEIKTGVDLQLVPFGKGQIMFNQFSVIEGLETNALSDALFTAIVNLL; encoded by the coding sequence ATGAGCAAAATTATCAGCCTTGATGGCGACTGGCAGATGATCTGGGACACGGAAGACACAGGCATCTCCAATCGTTGGTATGCAACGTATCCTGAAAAAACACAGACTGTTAGCGTTCCCCACATCTGGGAAAGAGCTTTTGACAAGCTTTTGATGGCCCAGGACTGCGCATTCTATTTCAAGAGATTCACGATTGACGACGAAAAGCAGGTCACGAAGCGCATTTTCCTCCGCTTCGAAAAGATCGCAACGCACGCCACCATCTGGCTTAACGGTAAGCTTTTGGGCGACCACTTTGGCGCTTACACGTCCTTTGTCATTGAAACGCAGAAGGCGATCAAGCTCGGCGAAGAAAACATTCTCTGCATCCGCGTTGCAAACATGGGTGCCACAAACAGCCGCATCGACTTCGGTCGCGAAAGCAAGGAAGGCGCAAACGACCGCTATGCCCACCCGGGCGAAATGCCGGTTGGCCTCCCCTGGTCGCAGTATCCGTACGGCGGTATCTGTGGTCACGTGGACTTGATTCTCGGTAACGCTGCATTTATTTCCGATATTCACGTCGAACCGGACATGGACCAGGAACGCGTTTCTGTCGAAGCGTTCTTCAACAATCCGCGCGGTTACCAGTCCCGCCTCCGCATCCTCATGAAGAACCCGAACGGCGACGTTTACGAATACTTCAAGGACATCAAGCTCGAAAAGGAAAACGCCACGCAGAAGTTCCTGCTAGGCATCAAGGACTGGAAGAAGGACAAGTGCGTCTGGAGTCCGGAACGTCCGAACCTGTTTGCGATCGAAATGCAGCTTGAAATCAAGGGCGCTAAGGGCAAGGCTCCTGAATACACCTTCCCTGTCGTGAAGACTTTCGGCTTCCGCAAGTTCGACTGCCTCAAGGGCGACTACTACATCAACGACTCCATCGTGAAGCTCATGGGCGTAAGCTACAACCAGCAGTGGAGCGAAGGCGGCCTCTGGACAGACCAGAACCCGGCTCTCGAAAAAGACCTGAACGCAGTGAAGGCCGCAGGCTTCAACGTCATCCGTTCCTGTGGCGCTCCGCTCAGCAGCACGGCTCTCGACATCTGCGACAAGATTGGTTTGTTCGTTTTCCAGGAATTCCCGATCCACACGATGCGTTCTACCGCCCAGGGCCTCGAAATCACGAAGAAGCTCATCAACGACATGGTGCGTGACCAGCACAACCATCCGTGTATCGCCGCCTGGATTCTCGGTTCCGAAAACGGAACGTTCATGCTCCAGAACGGCAACAAGCTCTTGAACGCGATCAGCCCAATCGACACCTGCCGCCCGGCTATCAGCAACTTCAACAGCATTTACCTCGACAACGAAGCAAACTTCCACAAGGATACGGGCAAGATCATCCCGGTCTCCATCGACCGCATTTCTCAGTACGCCACGATGCGCGTGAACCCGCGTTTAAACCCGAGCGCCGCCTACACGCACTACCTCGCCCACATGCTGGACAAGGAAGACGTGGAACTCATGGTGCCGGATACGGGTCTTGGCGACAGCCACTTCCAGGATGAAGAAGAACCGATTTTGAACGACATCGAAAACAAGGTCCTGGTGACGCTCAAGAACAACACGCTCTTCCCGAAGCGCGCAACCACCATTGCCGGTCCTCGCAGCGTCAAGAGCCAGAAGGCGATCAAGAACGAATTCAAGTCCGTGGAAACATTCGTCGCCGACAACAAGCTCTCCATTTGGCCGAACTTCGAATCGTTCAACGCCGATGTCTACCGCATCGCCCTCAAGAGCAAATACGACCAGATTACCGCATTCCAGAGCAACCCGCAGATTGCAGGTTTCTTCATTGACCAGTGGGCCGACAACGGAACTGACTTCAGCGGTTTCACCGATGAAAACAGAAAGTCCAAGGGCATCCAGAATTTTGCCCGCGAAATCACGGCTCCGAGCCGTGTGCTCATCAGCGAACTGGAACACGTTGTCACTCCGCAGAGCGAAGTCAGCTTCCAGCTTACGCTTTTGAACAACAGCCGTCTGGAAGACGTGGAAATCGAAGTTTCGCTCCTCGATGCTAAGGACAAAGTCATCAATACGCAAAAGGTCATGCCCGAAGAACCGGCTGACAAGAAGACGCTCACGCAGCTTGGCATTTGCACATTGATGGCCCCGCGCGCCACCGGTTTGTACAAGATAAAGCTTACGCTCAAGGATTGCGGCAAGGAAGTCCACTCCAGCTACGAAGACTTGATCGTGATCGACCAGGCCGACGTGAAGGACGCCATGAGCAAGGTTTGCTTCCTCGACAACTACGATGAATCAAGCGATGTGCTCGCCGCCCTCGACGGTTCTGAACAAATTATCTTTACTGCAAACTTGAGTTCTTGGCCGGATGAAATCTTGGAAAAGATTATCGATGTCACGAAGAATGGCGGCAAGACGCTGTTGCTCTCCGACATGACGACTGAAGATATCGACCTCTTGAACCAGAGCCACAACTTTGAAAACAAGATCGAAGCCCACTGGACCACAGGCGCAAATGAATTCAGCTTGCACTACTTGCCGAAGGATTCCCCGCTCCTTGCTGTGTTCGGCGGCAACGGCGTTCTCGACCACAACTCCGCATCGGCAATGCCGGGCATTTCGTTGAACGAACTCGCTGGCGCTAAGGTTTACGCACGTTCCGTGACGCTCAAGGATGGCGAAATCAAGACGGGTGTGGACTTGCAGCTCGTGCCGTTTGGCAAGGGCCAGATCATGTTCAACCAGTTCAGCGTGATTGAAGGTTTGGAAACGAACGCCCTTTCGGATGCGCTGTTCACGGCCATCGTGAACTTGCTGTAA
- a CDS encoding glutamate-5-semialdehyde dehydrogenase, which produces MTQNNVNLEKYSDELANNAKNASKKIRTLSAEKRAAVLARVAEILRAKKPEILAANKLDLEAAAGKLDDSKMDRLTLNDARIESMAKGAEEIAAFTDPLGRILESRELKNGIKISRVAVPIGSVFFIFESRPNVTIDGACLCFKAGNAVILRGGKESLNSAKCLAGIFHQALEENGVDKDAVQLVTETSHDLVGMLLQRNDCLDLVIPRGGERLIRAVVEQSKIPVIKHFNGICHVYVDKSADMEKAVNILINAKTQRTGVCNAMECVIIDRHIDDANVKKLIDCLADRGVELFGNKDAQSHDSRIKDIGDDSNYHHEYLALKASVKFVDNVEEACDHIEKNSSRHTEAVVAEDAAVQDYFVANVDSSSVMVNASTRFADGGEYGLGAEVGISTDKLHARGPMGVESLCSYKWILRGNGQVRG; this is translated from the coding sequence ATGACACAGAATAACGTTAATTTGGAAAAATACTCTGACGAGCTCGCCAACAACGCAAAGAACGCGAGCAAGAAAATTCGCACATTGAGCGCCGAAAAGCGCGCAGCCGTGCTCGCACGTGTTGCAGAAATTCTCCGTGCAAAGAAGCCGGAAATTCTCGCCGCCAACAAGCTTGACCTCGAAGCTGCCGCCGGCAAGCTCGACGATTCCAAGATGGATCGCCTGACTTTGAATGATGCCCGCATCGAATCGATGGCCAAGGGCGCCGAAGAAATCGCTGCATTTACCGACCCGCTCGGCCGCATTCTCGAATCCCGTGAACTCAAGAACGGCATCAAGATAAGCCGTGTCGCTGTGCCGATAGGTTCTGTGTTCTTTATTTTTGAAAGCCGCCCGAACGTGACGATTGATGGAGCTTGCCTTTGCTTCAAGGCGGGCAATGCCGTGATTCTCCGTGGCGGTAAGGAATCGCTCAACTCCGCAAAGTGCCTCGCCGGGATTTTCCACCAGGCGCTTGAAGAAAATGGCGTTGACAAGGATGCCGTGCAGCTCGTGACCGAAACGAGCCATGACCTCGTGGGCATGCTCTTGCAGCGCAACGATTGCCTCGACCTCGTGATTCCCCGCGGTGGCGAACGCTTGATCCGCGCCGTCGTAGAACAGAGCAAGATTCCTGTCATCAAGCACTTCAACGGCATCTGCCATGTGTATGTGGACAAGTCCGCCGACATGGAAAAGGCAGTGAACATTCTCATTAACGCGAAGACGCAGCGTACCGGCGTATGCAACGCCATGGAATGCGTGATTATCGACCGACATATCGATGATGCAAACGTCAAGAAGCTCATTGATTGCCTCGCCGACCGCGGTGTGGAACTCTTTGGCAACAAGGACGCCCAATCACACGACAGCCGCATCAAGGACATCGGCGACGACAGCAACTACCATCACGAATACCTCGCCCTCAAGGCAAGCGTCAAGTTCGTCGATAACGTCGAAGAAGCCTGCGACCACATCGAAAAGAACAGCAGCCGCCACACGGAAGCCGTCGTTGCAGAAGATGCCGCCGTGCAAGATTACTTTGTCGCAAACGTTGATAGCAGCAGCGTCATGGTGAACGCCAGCACACGCTTTGCAGACGGTGGCGAATACGGTCTCGGTGCCGAAGTAGGCATTTCTACGGACAAGCTCCATGCTCGTGGCCCGATGGGTGTCGAAAGCCTCTGCAGCTACAAGTGGATTCTCCGTGGCAATGGACAGGTAAGAGGATAG
- the hisI gene encoding phosphoribosyl-AMP cyclohydrolase produces MKFEDLIKEVKFEVEFGGVKLAPAIVQDADKGDVLMMAWMNEEALRRTHECGEMVFWSRSRKEYWHKGDTSGNVMTVVEWAADCDSDALLFKVRMQGPQVACHTGARSCFFKKCEK; encoded by the coding sequence ATGAAGTTTGAAGATTTGATCAAAGAAGTAAAGTTCGAAGTGGAATTCGGTGGCGTGAAGCTCGCACCGGCAATCGTCCAGGACGCCGATAAGGGCGACGTGCTGATGATGGCATGGATGAACGAAGAAGCCCTCCGCCGTACGCACGAATGCGGTGAAATGGTTTTCTGGAGCCGCAGCCGCAAGGAATACTGGCACAAGGGCGACACGAGCGGAAACGTGATGACGGTCGTCGAATGGGCTGCCGACTGCGATTCCGACGCGTTGCTTTTCAAGGTGCGCATGCAAGGCCCGCAAGTCGCTTGCCACACAGGCGCCCGTAGCTGCTTCTTCAAGAAGTGCGAAAAGTAA
- a CDS encoding PD-(D/E)XK nuclease family transposase produces the protein MTRDEFFAMVKDLHEHPEHLAEYRKNYTNVYPFSDGIFKMLMANEAKPERTVKFLNAMLDLNGENAIKSFTFGVPENPGVLNDKTAIFDIYGTTEAGNPVLIEVQQNFNTLFVDRLIYYTSRVISRTVKKSQDYNLPHIYVLSLLTENQFPLERNTYLHHSQLARNRHFFYEKLDVYFVEVEKFFAIDDRTEPEKREKTNRAEMLRIFRAVLEEKEIPAEKLKRLLDKDFAKDVSLTGYTDETLLNEVDGMTDLLYEKQGSYLQGKGDGILESAQLMVDSGILTPEKAAELFKVRKEDLHPKNSK, from the coding sequence GTGACTCGAGATGAATTTTTCGCCATGGTCAAGGATCTTCACGAACATCCTGAACATTTGGCAGAATATCGAAAAAACTACACTAACGTTTACCCCTTCAGCGACGGCATTTTCAAGATGCTTATGGCAAACGAAGCGAAGCCCGAACGCACCGTAAAATTCCTAAACGCCATGCTAGATTTGAACGGAGAAAACGCCATCAAATCCTTTACCTTTGGTGTTCCAGAGAATCCTGGGGTTCTTAATGACAAGACCGCAATTTTCGACATTTACGGAACTACAGAAGCTGGCAACCCAGTTCTTATCGAAGTTCAGCAGAATTTCAACACCCTGTTCGTTGATAGGCTTATCTACTACACATCCCGCGTAATTTCGCGAACCGTTAAAAAATCGCAAGATTACAATTTGCCTCACATCTACGTGCTTTCGCTTTTGACAGAAAATCAGTTTCCATTGGAGAGAAATACTTACCTGCATCATTCGCAGCTTGCGCGTAATCGGCATTTCTTTTACGAAAAATTGGATGTTTACTTTGTGGAGGTGGAAAAGTTTTTCGCCATCGATGACCGAACCGAGCCTGAAAAGCGAGAAAAAACAAACCGGGCTGAAATGCTTCGTATTTTTCGAGCCGTTCTTGAAGAAAAGGAGATTCCTGCCGAAAAACTGAAGAGACTGCTTGACAAGGACTTTGCCAAGGATGTATCTTTGACTGGGTACACTGACGAAACGCTTTTGAACGAGGTTGACGGAATGACGGATTTGCTTTACGAGAAACAAGGGTCTTACTTGCAAGGGAAAGGCGATGGAATTCTTGAATCTGCACAGCTCATGGTTGATTCCGGCATTTTGACGCCAGAAAAAGCGGCCGAACTCTTCAAAGTTCGTAAAGAAGACTTACACCCCAAAAACAGCAAATAA
- the wecB gene encoding non-hydrolyzing UDP-N-acetylglucosamine 2-epimerase, with protein MNIKTDYTDVKFADNGKLKLLIIVGTRPEIIRLAAVIDKCRKYFDCVLAHTGQNYDYNLNGVFFKDLSLKDPEVYMDAVGDDLGATVGNIINCSYKLMVACKPDALLILGDTNSCLSAIAAKRLHIPIFHMEAGNRCKDECLPEETNRRIVDIISDVNMAYSEHARRYLADCGLPKERTYVTGSPMAEVLHKNLAQIEASDIHKRLGLEKGKYILLSAHREENIDTEKNFTSLFTAINKMAEKYDMPILYSCHPRSRNRLAASGFKLDKRVIQHEPLGFHDYNCLQMNAFAVVSDSGTLPEESSFFTSIGHPFPAICIRTSTERPEALDKACFFIAGIDEKSLLQAVDTAVTMNANGDYGIPVPDYIEENVSTKVVKIIQSNTGIVNKMVWRKG; from the coding sequence ATGAACATTAAAACAGACTACACTGACGTAAAGTTTGCCGATAACGGCAAGCTGAAACTCTTGATTATCGTGGGTACGCGCCCGGAAATCATCCGCCTTGCGGCAGTCATCGACAAGTGCCGCAAGTACTTTGATTGCGTTCTCGCGCACACTGGCCAGAACTACGATTACAACTTGAACGGCGTGTTCTTCAAGGACTTAAGCCTCAAGGATCCCGAAGTTTACATGGATGCCGTGGGTGACGATCTCGGTGCAACTGTGGGAAACATCATCAACTGCAGTTACAAGCTCATGGTCGCTTGCAAACCGGATGCTTTGCTGATTCTCGGTGACACCAACAGCTGCCTTTCTGCCATCGCCGCTAAGCGCCTGCACATCCCGATTTTCCACATGGAAGCGGGCAACCGCTGCAAGGACGAATGCCTGCCCGAAGAGACCAACCGCCGCATCGTGGACATCATCAGCGATGTGAACATGGCCTACTCCGAACACGCTCGCCGCTACCTCGCTGACTGCGGCCTGCCCAAGGAACGCACGTACGTGACCGGCAGCCCCATGGCCGAAGTTCTGCACAAGAACCTCGCGCAAATCGAAGCTAGCGACATTCACAAACGTCTTGGCCTCGAAAAAGGTAAGTACATTCTGCTCAGCGCCCATCGCGAAGAGAATATCGATACCGAGAAGAACTTTACGAGCCTCTTTACCGCCATCAACAAGATGGCCGAAAAGTACGACATGCCGATTCTGTACAGCTGCCACCCGCGCAGCCGTAACCGCCTTGCCGCCTCGGGCTTCAAGCTCGACAAGCGCGTGATTCAGCACGAACCGCTCGGATTCCACGATTACAATTGCTTGCAGATGAACGCTTTCGCCGTCGTGAGTGACAGCGGCACGCTCCCCGAAGAAAGCTCCTTCTTCACAAGCATCGGCCATCCGTTCCCGGCAATCTGCATTCGCACCAGCACGGAACGCCCCGAAGCTCTTGACAAGGCCTGCTTCTTCATCGCGGGCATCGACGAAAAGTCGCTCTTGCAGGCGGTCGATACGGCCGTCACGATGAACGCTAACGGCGACTACGGCATCCCCGTGCCTGACTACATCGAAGAAAACGTCTCGACCAAAGTCGTGAAGATTATCCAGAGCAACACCGGCATCGTCAACAAGATGGTGTGGAGGAAGGGGTAA
- a CDS encoding acyltransferase, with protein sequence MMTLSDTYTMPGKLDSGDLSDRQISQLVYVIRCIAILAVVAAHVNIMDNSNYLSSLITHVWAVFAQFGVPAFFIIGGYYYHRDENDSKIFWQKKLHSVIIPWVIASIVTYFGAVVCGDPLTVVGYFKWFIGLGSIHYYMTIYLSMLVIFKFVRKTPYLLTLIVIMFGSLFLEQVHFWGDYGGFGMTKYLNIFNWAGYFAFGVLIKKYRMEKKVNNWVMIASFVAFLFFIVVRYHLNKLSYFTLLTPFTQVSFLILIYGLIKDVLKLKFMQRRIVAFVGCNSLIIYLYHIQIVPFLLNRLPRFCLTQLIKPFLGLIIMVLLVYVASAFLQRYSWGCNIMKCVGLKNPVFEKKI encoded by the coding sequence ATGATGACTTTATCGGATACTTATACAATGCCTGGAAAATTAGATAGTGGAGATCTTTCTGATAGACAGATTAGCCAATTGGTATATGTTATTCGATGTATTGCTATTTTAGCGGTTGTTGCAGCTCATGTTAATATTATGGATAATAGTAATTACTTGTCAAGTTTGATTACTCATGTATGGGCTGTTTTTGCGCAATTTGGTGTTCCGGCTTTTTTTATAATTGGTGGTTATTATTATCATAGAGATGAAAATGATAGCAAAATTTTTTGGCAAAAAAAACTGCATTCGGTGATAATTCCTTGGGTGATTGCATCTATTGTTACTTACTTTGGTGCTGTTGTCTGTGGAGATCCTTTAACTGTTGTAGGTTATTTTAAATGGTTTATTGGTCTTGGATCTATTCATTATTATATGACCATTTATTTGAGTATGCTTGTTATATTTAAATTTGTCAGAAAAACTCCATATTTATTGACTTTAATCGTTATAATGTTTGGCTCGTTATTTTTAGAACAGGTACATTTTTGGGGTGATTATGGTGGCTTTGGTATGACAAAATATCTGAATATTTTTAATTGGGCTGGATATTTTGCATTTGGTGTTTTGATAAAAAAGTATAGAATGGAAAAAAAAGTGAATAATTGGGTCATGATAGCTTCTTTTGTTGCTTTTCTTTTTTTCATTGTTGTTAGATATCATTTGAATAAACTATCGTATTTTACTTTGCTTACTCCTTTTACGCAAGTGTCTTTTTTGATTCTGATTTATGGGTTGATAAAAGATGTACTTAAGCTAAAATTTATGCAAAGAAGAATTGTGGCTTTTGTTGGTTGTAATTCGTTGATAATCTACCTTTACCACATCCAAATCGTTCCGTTTCTTCTAAATCGTTTGCCGAGGTTTTGCTTAACCCAGTTGATTAAACCTTTTTTGGGCTTGATTATAATGGTTTTATTGGTGTATGTTGCTAGCGCATTTTTGCAACGTTATTCTTGGGGGTGTAACATAATGAAGTGTGTTGGTTTAAAAAATCCGGTTTTTGAGAAAAAAATATGA
- a CDS encoding glycosyltransferase, whose protein sequence is MNTVSTENNSGGLVKKNSGILLSVIVPVYNCEKYLDECLSSLTRQGLNDKEYEVLIVNDGSTDKSAEIALSYCEKYHNFHLLNQKNQGVSAARNKGLDSACGKYIAFVDSDDYLTDNLYLSVVSLVEKKNFKCFYFGTTLNQDKLESFNGEYYIQSKEKSCKMAVWRYLFLTEIIQRYNLRFSVGVKFNEDFLFNYKYIQLTNSEVAATAQGLYYVRTHDDSTTAKIRLREDSAWRRYYNSLLFVVGDIKRFTLKNQIPFDGLYYNSISAVMQEILWSCVIYKKSPLKAIAELKDEGVSLDDNKFKRPYGDSFKYKFKTWLTYNFRHKFVFIFTCFIYRLIVK, encoded by the coding sequence ATGAATACTGTATCAACAGAAAATAATAGTGGTGGTCTTGTTAAAAAGAATAGTGGTATTCTTTTGTCTGTGATTGTACCCGTATATAATTGTGAGAAATATCTTGACGAATGTTTAAGCTCTTTGACCAGACAGGGACTTAACGATAAAGAATATGAAGTTCTTATTGTAAATGATGGATCAACGGATAAATCTGCGGAAATTGCGTTATCATATTGCGAAAAATATCACAATTTTCATTTGTTGAATCAAAAGAATCAAGGAGTGTCTGCTGCGAGAAATAAGGGACTCGATTCGGCTTGCGGTAAATATATTGCATTCGTTGATTCGGATGATTATTTGACCGATAATTTATACTTAAGTGTTGTCAGTCTTGTAGAAAAAAAGAATTTTAAATGTTTTTATTTTGGAACGACACTAAATCAAGATAAACTTGAATCTTTTAATGGAGAATATTATATACAGTCAAAAGAAAAGTCCTGTAAAATGGCTGTTTGGAGATATTTATTCTTAACTGAAATAATTCAAAGATACAATTTGAGATTTAGCGTTGGTGTGAAATTTAATGAAGATTTTTTATTTAACTATAAATACATACAGTTGACAAATAGCGAGGTGGCTGCTACAGCACAGGGCTTGTATTATGTTCGAACGCATGATGATTCGACGACAGCAAAGATTCGCTTAAGAGAAGATTCTGCTTGGAGACGTTATTATAATAGTTTGCTGTTTGTGGTTGGTGACATAAAACGTTTTACGCTCAAAAATCAAATACCTTTTGACGGTTTATACTATAACTCTATTTCTGCTGTAATGCAAGAAATACTTTGGAGTTGCGTGATTTATAAAAAGTCGCCTCTAAAGGCTATTGCAGAATTAAAAGATGAAGGCGTTTCTTTAGATGATAATAAGTTTAAGCGTCCTTATGGGGATTCGTTTAAATATAAATTCAAAACTTGGCTAACGTATAATTTTAGACATAAATTTGTTTTTATATTTACGTGTTTTATTTATAGGCTCATTGTAAAATAG
- a CDS encoding capsular polysaccharide biosynthesis protein CapF, translating into MNILVTGAKGFVGRNLVAALKNIRDGKDRTRGDLVIGDIYEYDIDSTLAELDEACMHADFVFNLAGVNRPKDNSEFMAGNFGFASDLLETLKRHKNLCPVMLSSSIQATLAGRFGNSEYGRSKKAGEELFFEYSRETSAKVLVYRFPNLFGKWCRPNYNSAVATFCNNIANDLPIQVNDPNVDMELLYIDDLVEEMIAALQGGEHYCAFDGINVVPCERDSAESVYCHVPTVHKIKLGAIVDLLNKFHDQPNTLVMPEIPNNSFEKKLYSTYLSYLPKEKVSFPLKMNVDARGSFTELLKTVNCGQFSVNVSKPGITKGEHWHHSKWEFFIVVSGRALIQERKIGTDEVMKFEVSGDKIEAVHMLPGYTHNIINLSQTENLVTLMWANEQFNPNHPDTFGEKVVK; encoded by the coding sequence ATGAATATATTGGTGACTGGCGCAAAGGGCTTTGTGGGCCGCAACTTGGTGGCTGCGCTCAAGAATATCCGTGATGGCAAGGACCGCACGCGTGGTGATTTGGTCATTGGCGATATCTACGAATACGATATCGATTCGACCTTGGCAGAGCTTGATGAAGCCTGCATGCATGCGGACTTTGTGTTCAACCTTGCTGGAGTGAACCGTCCGAAGGATAACAGCGAGTTTATGGCGGGTAACTTCGGTTTTGCTAGCGACCTTCTGGAAACGCTCAAGCGCCACAAAAATTTGTGTCCGGTGATGCTCAGCAGTAGCATCCAGGCGACGCTTGCGGGCCGTTTTGGCAATAGCGAATATGGCCGCAGTAAAAAAGCGGGCGAGGAGCTGTTCTTTGAATACAGCCGTGAAACTAGCGCGAAGGTTTTGGTGTACCGTTTCCCGAACTTGTTCGGTAAGTGGTGCCGCCCGAACTACAACAGCGCGGTGGCGACTTTCTGCAATAACATCGCGAACGACTTGCCGATTCAGGTGAACGACCCGAATGTCGATATGGAACTCCTCTACATCGATGACCTTGTTGAAGAAATGATTGCCGCTTTGCAAGGTGGGGAACACTATTGCGCATTTGACGGAATTAATGTTGTGCCTTGCGAACGGGACTCCGCCGAAAGTGTCTATTGCCATGTGCCGACGGTCCATAAAATCAAGCTCGGTGCCATTGTGGATTTGCTCAACAAGTTCCACGACCAGCCGAATACGCTCGTGATGCCGGAAATCCCGAACAACAGTTTCGAGAAAAAGCTATACTCCACCTACTTGAGCTACTTGCCCAAGGAAAAGGTCTCGTTCCCGCTCAAGATGAACGTGGATGCCCGCGGTAGCTTTACCGAACTTTTGAAGACGGTAAATTGCGGCCAGTTCAGCGTGAATGTGTCCAAGCCGGGAATCACCAAGGGTGAACACTGGCACCACAGCAAGTGGGAATTCTTCATTGTGGTGAGCGGTCGTGCTCTGATTCAGGAACGCAAGATTGGAACGGACGAAGTGATGAAATTCGAAGTGAGTGGCGACAAGATCGAGGCTGTGCATATGCTCCCGGGCTATACGCACAACATTATCAATCTTTCGCAGACCGAAAACCTGGTGACGCTCATGTGGGCGAACGAACAATTTAACCCGAACCATCCCGATACTTTTGGGGAGAAGGTGGTAAAATGA